The Kosakonia sacchari SP1 genome includes a window with the following:
- the cspD gene encoding cold shock-like protein CspD: METGTVKWFNNAKGFGFICPEGGGEDIFAHYSTIQMDGYRTLKAGQTVRFDVHLGPKGNHASVIVPVEVEAMA; this comes from the coding sequence ATGGAAACGGGTACTGTTAAGTGGTTCAACAATGCCAAAGGGTTTGGTTTTATCTGCCCTGAAGGCGGCGGCGAAGATATCTTCGCGCATTACTCCACCATTCAAATGGATGGTTACAGAACGTTAAAAGCCGGGCAGACTGTCCGGTTTGATGTACACCTGGGCCCTAAAGGCAATCACGCCAGCGTCATCGTGCCCGTAGAAGTGGAAGCCATGGCCTGA
- the aqpZ gene encoding aquaporin Z, with protein MFRKLTAECFGTFWLVFGGCGSAVLAATFPQTGIGFAGVALAFGLTVMTMAFAVGHISGGHFNPAVTLGLWAGGRFPAKEVVGYILAQLAGGIIAAAVLYLIASGKSGFDAAASGFASNGYGEHSPGHYSMYSAIIIEIVLSCGFLLVIHGATDKNAPVGFAPIAIGLALTLIHLISIPVTNTSVNPARSTAVAIFQGGWALEQLWMFWVMPIIGGILGGVIYRTLLEKRT; from the coding sequence ATGTTTAGAAAATTAACGGCGGAATGTTTTGGCACATTCTGGCTGGTATTTGGCGGCTGCGGCAGCGCAGTGCTGGCGGCAACGTTTCCGCAAACCGGCATTGGTTTTGCCGGGGTGGCGCTGGCGTTCGGTTTAACGGTCATGACCATGGCATTTGCCGTCGGGCATATTTCCGGCGGACATTTTAATCCGGCAGTGACGCTCGGCCTGTGGGCTGGCGGCCGTTTTCCGGCAAAAGAGGTGGTGGGATATATTCTCGCGCAATTGGCTGGCGGCATTATTGCCGCAGCCGTGCTCTATTTAATTGCCAGCGGTAAAAGCGGTTTCGATGCAGCGGCCAGCGGTTTCGCCTCCAACGGCTACGGAGAACATTCACCAGGACATTACTCAATGTATTCCGCCATTATTATTGAGATTGTCCTGAGCTGCGGTTTCTTGCTAGTGATTCATGGAGCGACAGATAAAAATGCACCTGTCGGTTTTGCGCCTATCGCCATTGGCCTGGCGCTGACTTTAATCCATTTGATTAGCATCCCGGTCACCAACACCTCAGTTAACCCGGCTCGCAGCACCGCCGTGGCGATTTTCCAGGGCGGCTGGGCGTTAGAGCAGTTATGGATGTTCTGGGTGATGCCGATTATCGGCGGTATCCTCGGTGGCGTTATCTACCGTACGCTGCTGGAAAAACGCACGTAA
- a CDS encoding VirK/YbjX family protein: MSTIADLPHAELSLPKTAGQLFRCLISGELMPGRAWQNPAYRRKFLLRSLTTPVSTASYLARLVQQPLLAQMLHVQPGLPCRLHRPWLSTNMNRTQTAHAICWHYENMIRLLPASLINSYLSKAGLTLAVLTGKDEQAYSLRLRSDFMLDKEGEATLVFCDAQDTILAELTFALCQFTGKTTLYIGGLQGAKAHVPHEAIQVATKACHGLFPKRLLVETAMTMAKFLQVEEIRAVSNETHIYRNARYRKKKQGLLHADYNSFWESLGAVADQHGDFVLPLVMPRKPMEEIASKKRSEYRRRYELLDSLQAQTAAHCQS; this comes from the coding sequence ATGTCCACCATTGCCGACCTCCCCCATGCTGAACTGTCTTTGCCGAAAACCGCCGGGCAGCTCTTTCGTTGTTTAATCTCCGGTGAACTAATGCCAGGCCGCGCCTGGCAGAACCCGGCATATCGCCGTAAATTTTTGCTGCGTTCGTTGACCACGCCGGTCAGCACCGCGAGCTATCTGGCACGCCTGGTCCAGCAACCTCTCCTGGCGCAGATGCTGCACGTTCAGCCTGGGCTGCCGTGCCGTTTACACCGCCCGTGGCTGTCAACCAATATGAACCGTACGCAAACGGCGCACGCTATTTGCTGGCACTATGAAAACATGATTCGCCTGCTGCCCGCGTCACTCATCAACAGCTATCTCAGCAAAGCCGGCCTCACGCTGGCTGTGCTCACCGGTAAAGATGAGCAGGCCTATTCGCTGCGGTTGCGTTCAGATTTCATGCTGGATAAAGAGGGCGAAGCGACACTGGTATTCTGCGATGCGCAAGACACCATACTTGCGGAACTGACCTTTGCTTTGTGCCAGTTCACCGGTAAAACCACGCTCTATATTGGTGGGCTGCAGGGCGCGAAAGCGCATGTTCCGCATGAGGCGATTCAGGTAGCGACCAAAGCGTGTCATGGGCTATTCCCGAAACGTCTGCTGGTGGAAACCGCTATGACGATGGCGAAATTTCTGCAAGTGGAAGAGATCCGCGCCGTCAGCAATGAAACGCATATCTATCGCAACGCCCGTTATCGCAAGAAAAAACAAGGGTTGCTGCATGCCGATTACAACAGCTTCTGGGAATCGCTGGGTGCCGTTGCCGACCAGCACGGCGACTTTGTGCTGCCGCTGGTGATGCCGCGCAAACCGATGGAAGAGATCGCCAGCAAAAAGCGTTCTGAGTATCGCCGCCGCTACGAGTTGCTCGACAGCCTGCAGGCGCAGACTGCCGCTCACTGCCAGAGCTAA
- the clpA gene encoding ATP-dependent Clp protease ATP-binding subunit ClpA produces the protein MLNQELELSLNMAFARAREHRHEFMTVEHLLLALLSNPSAREALEACSVDLVALRQELEAFIEQTTPVLPMSEEERDTQPTLSFQRVLQRAVFHVQSSGRSEVSGANVLVAIFSEQESQAAYLLRKHEVSRLDVVNFISHGTRKDEPGPSSDATGSSSSGQVNSEEQAGGEERMENFTTNLNQLARVGGIDPLIGRGKELERAIQVLCRRRKNNPLLVGESGVGKTAIAEGLAWRIVQGDVPEVMADCTIYSLDIGSLLAGTKYRGDFEKRFKALLKQLEQDNNSILFIDEIHTIIGAGAASGGQVDAANLIKPLLSSGKIRVMGSTTYQEFSNIFEKDRALARRFQKIDITEPSVEETVQIINGLKPKYEAHHDVRYTAKAVRAAVELAVKYINDRHLPDKAIDVIDEAGARARLMPVSKRKKTVNVADIESVVARIARIPEKSVSQSDRDTLKNLGDRLKMLVFGQDKAIEALTEAIKMSRAGLGQDHKPVGSFLFAGPTGVGKTEVTVQLSKALGIELLRFDMSEYMERHTVSRLIGAPPGYVGFDQGGLLTDAVIKHPHAVLLLDEIEKAHPDVFNLLLQVMDNGTLTDNNGRKADFRNVVLVMTTNAGVRETERKSIGLIHQDNSTDAMEEIKKIFTPEFRNRLDNIIWFDHLSTEVIHQVVDKFIVELQVQLDQKGVSLEVSQEARDWLAEKGYDRAMGARPMARVIQDNLKKPLANELLFGSLVDGGQVTVTLNKEKNELEYGFQSAQKHKPEAAH, from the coding sequence ATGCTCAATCAAGAACTGGAACTCAGTTTAAACATGGCTTTCGCCAGAGCGCGCGAGCACCGACATGAGTTTATGACCGTCGAGCACTTGTTACTGGCGCTGCTCAGTAACCCATCTGCCCGCGAAGCGCTGGAAGCGTGTTCAGTGGACCTGGTGGCGCTGCGGCAGGAACTCGAAGCCTTCATCGAACAAACCACACCCGTTCTACCCATGAGCGAAGAGGAGCGCGACACGCAGCCGACGCTCAGCTTCCAGCGTGTTCTTCAGCGCGCGGTGTTTCACGTTCAGTCATCCGGGCGCAGCGAAGTGTCCGGCGCGAACGTGCTGGTTGCCATTTTTAGTGAGCAGGAGTCGCAAGCGGCTTATCTGCTGCGCAAACATGAAGTAAGCCGCCTTGACGTGGTGAACTTTATCTCTCACGGCACGCGTAAAGACGAGCCAGGCCCATCATCTGACGCCACTGGCAGTAGCAGTAGCGGGCAGGTGAACAGCGAAGAGCAGGCAGGAGGGGAGGAACGTATGGAAAACTTCACCACCAACCTTAATCAGCTTGCTCGTGTGGGAGGAATCGACCCGCTGATTGGCCGTGGTAAAGAGCTTGAGCGTGCGATTCAAGTTCTGTGCCGCCGCCGTAAAAACAACCCGTTGCTGGTGGGTGAATCTGGCGTAGGTAAAACCGCCATCGCCGAAGGGCTGGCGTGGCGTATTGTGCAGGGCGATGTGCCGGAAGTTATGGCTGATTGCACAATTTACTCGCTGGATATCGGTTCTTTGCTCGCCGGTACCAAATACCGTGGCGATTTCGAAAAACGTTTCAAAGCACTGCTGAAACAACTTGAGCAGGACAATAACAGCATTCTGTTTATCGATGAGATCCATACCATCATCGGTGCAGGCGCTGCGTCTGGTGGGCAAGTGGATGCCGCAAACCTGATCAAGCCGCTGCTTTCCAGCGGTAAAATCCGCGTTATGGGTTCCACCACTTATCAGGAATTCAGCAATATCTTTGAAAAAGATCGTGCTCTGGCGCGTCGCTTCCAGAAAATTGATATCACTGAGCCGTCCGTTGAAGAAACGGTGCAGATTATCAATGGCCTGAAACCGAAATACGAAGCGCACCACGATGTGCGTTATACAGCGAAAGCGGTGCGTGCGGCGGTAGAGCTGGCGGTGAAATACATCAATGATCGCCATCTGCCCGATAAAGCGATTGATGTTATCGACGAAGCGGGCGCGCGTGCGCGTCTGATGCCGGTAAGCAAACGCAAGAAAACCGTTAACGTGGCGGATATCGAATCGGTGGTGGCCCGTATCGCGCGTATTCCTGAGAAGAGCGTTTCTCAGAGCGACCGCGACACGCTGAAAAATCTTGGCGATCGTCTGAAAATGCTGGTTTTCGGCCAGGATAAAGCCATTGAGGCATTAACCGAAGCCATCAAAATGAGCCGTGCAGGGCTGGGTCAAGACCATAAACCGGTCGGTTCCTTCCTGTTTGCTGGCCCAACCGGCGTGGGTAAAACCGAGGTGACAGTGCAGCTGTCAAAAGCGCTGGGCATTGAGCTTCTGCGTTTTGATATGTCCGAGTATATGGAACGCCATACTGTCAGCCGTTTGATTGGCGCGCCTCCGGGCTATGTAGGTTTTGATCAGGGTGGTCTGTTGACCGACGCGGTGATCAAACATCCACACGCGGTGCTGCTGCTTGATGAAATCGAAAAAGCGCATCCGGACGTCTTCAACTTACTGTTGCAAGTGATGGACAACGGAACGCTGACCGATAACAACGGGCGCAAAGCTGATTTCCGCAACGTGGTGTTAGTCATGACCACTAACGCCGGGGTGCGCGAAACCGAGCGTAAATCCATTGGTCTTATCCACCAGGATAACAGCACCGATGCGATGGAAGAGATCAAAAAGATCTTTACGCCGGAGTTCCGCAACCGTCTGGACAACATTATCTGGTTCGATCACTTGTCGACTGAGGTGATCCATCAGGTGGTCGACAAATTTATTGTCGAACTCCAGGTGCAGTTGGACCAGAAAGGCGTATCGCTGGAAGTCAGCCAGGAAGCTCGCGACTGGCTGGCAGAGAAAGGATACGACCGCGCAATGGGCGCTCGCCCGATGGCGCGTGTTATCCAGGACAACCTGAAAAAACCGCTGGCCAACGAACTTCTGTTCGGTTCGCTGGTTGATGGTGGCCAGGTCACGGTAACGCTGAATAAAGAGAAAAATGAGCTGGAGTATGGCTTCCAGAGTGCGCAGAAGCACAAACCGGAAGCGGCACATTAA
- the macB gene encoding macrolide ABC transporter ATP-binding protein/permease MacB, which produces MTALLDLNNIRRSYPSGDGQVEVLKGITLRINAGEMVAIVGASGSGKSTLMNILGCLDKPSSGTYRVAGTDVSLLSSDQLAQLRREHFGFIFQRYHLLSHLTAAQNVEVPAVYAGTERKARLERAKALLTRLGLGERADYQPSQLSGGQQQRVSIARALMNGGQVILADEPTGALDSHSGEEVMAILHQLRDRGHTVIIVTHDPQVAAQAERVIEIRDGEIIRNPPAKTEAAAPANHDAVMTHAGGWRQFASRFQEALTMAWRAMAANKMRTLLTMLGIIIGIASVVSIVVVGDAAKQLVLADIRSIGTNTIDVYPGKDFGDDEPQYQQALKYDDLQAIQKQPWVKSATPAVSQNLRLRYGNIDVAASANGVSGQYFNVYGMTFSEGASFNDEQLKGRAQVVVLDSNTRRQLFPNKASVVGEVILVGNMPATVIGVAEEKQSMFGSSKILRVWLPYSTISGRIMGQSWLNSITVRVNEGYSSEQAEQQLTRLLSLRHGKKDFFVWNMDGVLKTAEKTTRTLQLFLTLVAVISLLVGGIGVMNIMLVSVTERTREIGIRMAVGARAGDVLSQFLIEAVFVCLVGGALGVTLSMLIAFTLQLFLPGWEIGFSPVALLTAFLCSTFTGVLFGWLPARNAARLDPVDALARE; this is translated from the coding sequence ATGACCGCATTGCTGGACCTGAATAATATCCGCCGCAGTTATCCGTCTGGCGATGGCCAGGTCGAGGTGCTAAAAGGCATCACGCTGCGCATTAATGCCGGCGAAATGGTGGCGATTGTTGGTGCATCCGGCTCCGGTAAATCCACGCTGATGAACATTCTGGGTTGCCTGGATAAACCCTCCAGCGGCACTTACCGCGTGGCAGGAACAGATGTGTCGTTGCTCAGTAGCGATCAGCTTGCGCAACTGCGCCGCGAACATTTCGGTTTTATCTTTCAGCGTTATCATTTGCTTTCCCATTTGACGGCTGCGCAGAACGTCGAAGTTCCGGCGGTGTATGCGGGGACGGAACGCAAAGCACGGCTGGAGCGCGCAAAAGCATTACTGACCCGCTTAGGGCTGGGGGAGCGGGCAGATTATCAGCCGTCGCAGCTTTCCGGCGGCCAGCAGCAGCGCGTGAGTATTGCCCGCGCGTTGATGAATGGTGGCCAGGTGATTCTGGCCGATGAACCGACCGGCGCACTCGACAGCCACTCTGGCGAAGAGGTGATGGCAATTCTGCATCAGTTGCGTGATCGCGGGCACACGGTAATTATCGTGACGCACGATCCGCAGGTGGCCGCGCAGGCAGAGCGGGTGATTGAAATTCGTGATGGCGAGATAATCCGTAACCCGCCAGCCAAAACGGAAGCCGCTGCGCCTGCGAATCATGACGCGGTTATGACGCACGCCGGGGGCTGGCGGCAATTCGCCAGCCGTTTTCAGGAAGCGCTGACCATGGCCTGGCGCGCTATGGCGGCCAACAAAATGCGCACCTTGCTGACTATGCTTGGCATTATTATCGGTATTGCTTCGGTGGTCTCCATTGTGGTGGTCGGTGATGCCGCTAAACAGCTGGTGCTGGCGGATATTCGTTCGATAGGCACTAACACTATTGATGTCTATCCCGGCAAAGATTTTGGCGACGACGAGCCGCAATACCAGCAGGCGCTGAAATACGACGATTTGCAGGCGATTCAAAAACAGCCCTGGGTTAAATCTGCCACACCTGCCGTTTCACAAAACCTGCGTTTGCGCTACGGCAATATTGATGTGGCGGCGAGCGCCAATGGCGTGAGCGGGCAATATTTTAATGTGTATGGTATGACCTTCAGCGAAGGCGCCTCGTTTAATGACGAGCAACTGAAAGGCCGGGCCCAGGTGGTGGTGCTGGACAGTAACACCCGCCGTCAGTTATTCCCCAATAAAGCCAGCGTCGTCGGCGAGGTGATCCTGGTTGGTAACATGCCGGCGACGGTAATCGGCGTGGCGGAGGAAAAGCAGTCAATGTTTGGCAGTAGCAAAATCCTGCGCGTCTGGCTGCCGTATAGCACCATCTCCGGGCGTATTATGGGGCAGTCCTGGCTAAACTCTATTACGGTGCGGGTGAATGAGGGCTACAGCAGTGAACAGGCGGAACAGCAGCTCACGCGGTTGCTCAGTTTGCGCCACGGTAAGAAAGATTTCTTCGTCTGGAATATGGACGGGGTCTTGAAAACGGCGGAAAAGACCACACGTACTCTTCAGCTGTTTTTGACGTTAGTGGCGGTCATTTCGTTGCTGGTTGGCGGTATCGGTGTGATGAATATTATGCTGGTGTCGGTCACCGAGCGGACGCGTGAGATTGGCATCAGGATGGCCGTTGGTGCCCGGGCCGGCGATGTTTTGTCGCAGTTTCTGATTGAGGCGGTATTTGTTTGCCTGGTCGGTGGCGCGCTCGGCGTTACGCTATCCATGCTGATTGCCTTTACCTTGCAGCTCTTTTTACCGGGCTGGGAAATTGGTTTTTCACCGGTGGCGCTGTTAACGGCGTTTTTATGTTCGACGTTTACCGGTGTGCTGTTTGGCTGGTTGCCTGCGCGTAATGCCGCGCGGCTTGACCCGGTGGATGCGCTGGCTCGCGAGTAA
- a CDS encoding lysine exporter LysO family protein → MLSGLLIILLPLVIGYLVPLRHTAALKLINKLLSWIVYLILFFMGISLAFLDNLSANLLAILHYSAVSVVVILLCNAAALLWLERTLPWHHQHQQEKLPSRIAMALESLRLCGVVVIGFAIGLSGVAFLRYATEASEYTLIFLLLLVGIQLRNSGMTLKQIVLNRRGMIIAVVVAASSLIGGVINALILGLPLKTGLAMASGFGWYSLSGILLTESFGPVIGSAAFFNDLARELIAIMLIPGLVRRSRSTALGLSGATSMDFTLPVLQRSGGLELVPAAIVHGFILSLLVPLLMAFFSA, encoded by the coding sequence ATGCTTTCAGGACTGTTAATTATTCTTCTGCCGTTGGTCATCGGTTATCTGGTTCCCCTGCGTCACACTGCTGCGCTCAAACTTATCAATAAATTACTCAGCTGGATTGTCTATCTGATCCTCTTTTTTATGGGGATAAGCCTCGCCTTTCTCGATAATCTCAGCGCGAACTTACTGGCAATATTGCACTATTCGGCGGTCAGCGTGGTGGTGATCCTGCTATGTAACGCTGCTGCGCTGCTGTGGCTGGAGCGTACACTGCCCTGGCATCACCAGCACCAGCAAGAAAAATTGCCTTCACGGATTGCGATGGCGCTGGAGTCCCTGCGTCTGTGCGGTGTGGTGGTGATCGGTTTCGCCATTGGGCTTTCCGGGGTGGCGTTTTTACGCTATGCCACGGAAGCCAGCGAATACACGCTAATCTTCCTGTTGCTGCTGGTGGGAATTCAGTTGCGTAACAGCGGCATGACGCTGAAACAGATTGTCCTCAACCGCCGGGGAATGATTATTGCCGTGGTGGTTGCCGCCAGCTCACTGATTGGCGGCGTGATTAATGCGCTGATCCTCGGCCTGCCGCTGAAAACGGGCCTTGCCATGGCATCGGGATTTGGCTGGTATTCGTTGTCGGGCATCCTGCTTACCGAATCGTTCGGCCCGGTGATCGGCAGCGCCGCCTTCTTTAACGATCTGGCGCGCGAGTTGATTGCCATCATGCTGATCCCAGGTCTGGTACGTCGCAGCCGTTCTACCGCGCTTGGGTTATCGGGGGCAACATCGATGGACTTCACCCTGCCGGTCCTCCAGCGCTCCGGTGGCCTGGAACTGGTGCCCGCCGCCATTGTGCACGGGTTTATTCTCAGCTTGCTGGTGCCGCTATTAATGGCCTTTTTCTCTGCCTGA
- a CDS encoding RES family NAD+ phosphorylase, with protein MIFYRLVTRRYASEAWTGSGANLYGGRWNHKGHPAVYVASSVSLAALEMLVHVHSDTVLNQYGLFSIEIPDKDIEHLDKQWLPPDWHENPAPLSTMDLGTTWLEANSAVALVLPSCVIPLENNAILNPLHPAFNKLLKTVKELPFCFDPRLANA; from the coding sequence GTGATCTTCTATCGACTGGTAACGCGCCGCTACGCCAGCGAAGCCTGGACAGGCAGCGGTGCAAATCTTTATGGCGGGCGCTGGAATCACAAGGGTCATCCGGCGGTTTACGTCGCTTCGTCCGTTTCACTTGCCGCACTCGAAATGCTGGTACATGTGCACAGCGACACGGTTCTGAACCAGTATGGGCTGTTCAGTATTGAGATCCCTGACAAGGATATTGAACATCTGGATAAGCAATGGCTACCGCCAGACTGGCATGAAAACCCCGCACCGCTTTCGACAATGGATTTAGGTACCACCTGGCTGGAAGCCAACAGCGCCGTCGCACTGGTGCTGCCGTCATGCGTTATTCCGCTTGAGAATAATGCGATTCTTAACCCGCTTCATCCTGCTTTTAATAAGCTGCTAAAAACCGTAAAAGAGCTTCCTTTCTGTTTCGATCCACGCCTGGCAAACGCGTAA
- the macA gene encoding macrolide transporter subunit MacA — translation MKLKGKRRTVMIVLAVVVLLAAIWLWGKLNAPVVQYQTLIVRLGELQQSVLATGKLDALRKVDVGAQVNGQLKTLSVNIGDKVKKDQLLGVIDPDQAENQIKEVDATLMELRAQRRQAQAELKLAQVTLARQQQLVKSNLISRQDLDTSATDVAVKEAQIGTIDAQIKRNQATLDTAKTNLDYTRILAPMAGEVTQITTLQGQTVIAVQQAPNILTLADMSTMLVKAQVSEADVIHLKPGQKAWFTVLGDPGTRYEGELKDILPTPEKVNDAIFYYARFEVPNPEGVLRLDMTAQVHIQLTGLKNVITIPLAALGDPVGDNRYKVKVLRNGETREREVTLGARNDTEVVVTKGLDAGEEVVIGEKSGAAQ, via the coding sequence ATGAAACTGAAGGGAAAACGCAGGACGGTAATGATTGTGCTGGCAGTGGTGGTGTTACTGGCGGCAATTTGGTTGTGGGGCAAACTTAATGCCCCGGTGGTTCAGTATCAGACGCTGATTGTGCGGCTAGGTGAATTACAACAAAGTGTGCTGGCGACCGGGAAACTGGATGCGCTCCGTAAGGTTGATGTTGGCGCTCAGGTAAATGGTCAGTTAAAAACGCTGTCGGTGAATATCGGCGATAAAGTGAAGAAAGATCAGCTCCTGGGCGTAATCGACCCCGATCAGGCAGAAAACCAAATTAAAGAAGTAGATGCGACCTTAATGGAACTACGGGCGCAGCGCCGACAGGCGCAGGCTGAACTGAAGCTGGCGCAGGTGACGTTAGCGCGTCAGCAACAGCTGGTGAAAAGCAATTTGATCTCCCGCCAGGATCTGGACACCTCGGCGACGGATGTGGCGGTAAAAGAAGCGCAAATCGGTACCATTGATGCCCAGATCAAACGTAACCAGGCCACGCTGGATACCGCGAAAACCAACCTTGATTACACTCGCATTCTTGCCCCGATGGCCGGTGAAGTGACGCAAATTACCACGTTGCAGGGTCAGACGGTGATTGCCGTGCAACAAGCGCCGAACATCCTGACGCTGGCTGATATGAGTACGATGCTGGTGAAGGCGCAGGTTTCCGAAGCGGATGTCATCCACCTGAAGCCTGGGCAGAAAGCGTGGTTCACCGTGCTTGGCGATCCGGGAACGCGTTATGAAGGTGAGCTTAAAGATATTCTGCCGACGCCGGAAAAGGTCAACGATGCGATTTTTTACTATGCGCGTTTTGAAGTGCCAAACCCGGAGGGCGTGCTGCGCCTTGATATGACCGCGCAGGTGCATATCCAACTCACCGGTCTGAAAAATGTGATCACTATCCCGCTGGCGGCACTTGGCGATCCGGTAGGGGACAACCGTTACAAAGTGAAGGTGCTGCGTAATGGTGAAACCCGCGAGCGCGAGGTGACACTGGGCGCGCGGAATGATACGGAAGTGGTGGTGACGAAAGGCCTGGATGCGGGTGAAGAAGTGGTGATTGGCGAGAAAAGCGGAGCGGCGCAATGA
- the clpS gene encoding ATP-dependent Clp protease adapter ClpS — protein sequence MGKSNSWLDFDQLAEDKLRDALKPPSMYKVMLMNDDYTPMEFVIDVLQKFFSYDVERATQLMLTVHYHGRAICGVFTAEVAETKVAMVNKYARENEHPLLCTLERA from the coding sequence ATGGGTAAGAGTAATAGCTGGCTGGATTTCGACCAATTGGCGGAAGATAAACTGCGCGACGCGCTGAAACCGCCATCCATGTATAAAGTTATGTTAATGAACGATGATTACACGCCGATGGAATTTGTTATTGACGTGCTACAAAAGTTCTTTTCTTATGATGTAGAACGTGCAACGCAACTGATGCTTACGGTTCACTATCACGGTAGGGCCATTTGTGGTGTTTTCACCGCCGAGGTTGCCGAGACGAAAGTCGCAATGGTGAACAAGTACGCCAGGGAGAACGAGCATCCGTTGCTGTGTACGCTGGAAAGAGCCTGA
- a CDS encoding ATP-dependent endonuclease, translating to MILERVEIVGFRGINRLSLMLEQNNVLIGENAWGKSSLLDALTLLLSPETDLYHFVRDDFWFPPGDLQGREHHLHIILTFRESEPGRYRTRRYRPLADCWVAGNDGYRRLFYRHEGELSDDGSVMTLRGFLDAQGNLLPLEDIDESARHLVRLMPVLRLRDARFMRRIRNGSVPDTPLLENTARQLDFLSHELISRPQNLTDAQIRHGLSAMVQLLEHYFAEQGSGASHQRLMRRRSHDEQRSWRYLDIINRMIDKPGGRMYRVILLGFFATLLQAKGSVHLDRDARPLLLVEDPETRLHPIMLSVAWQLLNLLPLQKITTTNSGELLSLTPVEHVCRLVRESSRVAAWRLGPGGLSAEDGRRIAFHIRVNRPSSLFARCWLLVEGETENWVINELARQCGHHFDAEGVKIIEFAQSGLKPLIKFARRMGIEWHVLVDGDEAGKKYAATVRSLLDNDRDQTREHLTELPALDMEHFMYREGFADVYHRIAQLPENVSMNMRRVIIKAIHRSSKPDLAIEVALEAGRRGVESVPHLFRKMFSRVLWLARGRAD from the coding sequence ATGATTCTGGAGCGCGTGGAAATTGTCGGCTTTCGTGGCATTAATCGTTTATCGCTGATGCTTGAGCAGAACAACGTATTAATTGGGGAAAACGCCTGGGGTAAATCGAGCCTGCTGGACGCGTTAACCCTGCTGCTGTCACCGGAAACGGATCTCTACCATTTTGTCCGCGATGATTTTTGGTTCCCGCCGGGGGATCTGCAAGGGCGCGAACATCATCTGCATATTATTCTGACGTTCCGCGAATCCGAACCCGGCCGCTACCGCACGCGGCGTTATCGCCCGCTGGCAGATTGCTGGGTTGCCGGGAATGACGGTTATCGCCGCCTGTTCTATCGGCATGAAGGCGAACTCTCCGACGATGGCAGCGTAATGACGCTACGCGGTTTTCTCGATGCGCAAGGGAATTTGCTGCCGCTGGAGGACATTGATGAAAGTGCCCGCCATCTGGTGCGGCTGATGCCAGTACTGCGGCTGCGTGATGCGCGCTTTATGCGCCGCATCCGTAACGGCAGCGTACCGGACACACCGTTGCTGGAAAACACCGCGCGTCAGCTTGATTTCCTCTCCCACGAATTAATCTCCCGCCCGCAAAATTTAACCGACGCGCAGATACGCCACGGGCTGTCAGCGATGGTGCAATTGCTTGAGCACTATTTTGCCGAGCAGGGCAGTGGCGCTTCACACCAGCGCCTGATGCGTCGCCGTTCACATGATGAGCAACGTAGCTGGCGCTATCTCGACATTATTAACCGCATGATTGATAAGCCCGGCGGGCGGATGTACCGGGTTATCCTGCTGGGATTTTTCGCTACGTTGCTCCAGGCGAAAGGTTCTGTTCATCTCGACCGTGACGCGCGGCCGCTATTGCTGGTGGAAGATCCGGAAACGCGGCTGCATCCGATCATGCTCTCTGTGGCCTGGCAGTTGCTGAACTTGCTGCCGCTACAAAAGATCACTACTACCAACTCAGGTGAGTTGTTGTCATTAACGCCCGTTGAACATGTTTGCCGCCTGGTGCGCGAGTCTTCGCGTGTGGCGGCCTGGCGTCTTGGCCCTGGCGGTTTAAGTGCCGAAGATGGGCGGCGCATTGCGTTTCATATTCGCGTTAACCGACCTTCTTCACTGTTTGCTCGTTGCTGGTTGCTGGTGGAAGGGGAGACGGAGAACTGGGTTATCAATGAACTGGCGCGGCAGTGCGGCCATCATTTCGATGCTGAAGGGGTAAAAATTATCGAATTTGCCCAGTCAGGCTTAAAGCCGCTGATTAAGTTTGCGCGCCGCATGGGCATTGAATGGCATGTACTGGTGGATGGTGACGAAGCCGGGAAGAAGTATGCCGCCACCGTGCGCAGCCTGCTCGATAACGACAGGGATCAGACGCGCGAGCATCTGACGGAACTTCCGGCGCTGGATATGGAGCACTTTATGTACCGCGAAGGGTTCGCCGATGTCTATCACCGTATCGCGCAGTTACCGGAAAATGTGTCGATGAATATGCGGCGTGTGATTATCAAAGCAATTCACCGCTCGTCAAAACCGGATCTGGCGATTGAAGTGGCACTGGAAGCGGGCAGACGCGGCGTGGAGTCGGTGCCGCATCTGTTTCGGAAAATGTTTTCCCGCGTGCTCTGGCTGGCACGCGGGCGGGCAGATTAG